A single window of Danio rerio strain Tuebingen ecotype United States chromosome 15, GRCz12tu, whole genome shotgun sequence DNA harbors:
- the rhbdd1 gene encoding rhomboid-related protein 4 isoform X1, producing MRNRQRGTNLGLLLLASQVFQLGIDNIPPVTLATLGLNVYLFLFPFKPLLETCLSVREAYWYRDWSRLLLSPFHHVDDMHLYFNMASLLWKGIRLEKKLGGPWFAYLLSVFSLLTGFVYLLLETGLTHMTEDSSYSLQCAVGFSGVLFGLKVVNNHYHPGGATNIMGLPIANRYACWVELVLIHIMNPGTSFVGHLSGILVGLLYTTGPLKRLMEICAGFVTSNGHYGGQQTYYNSSGGHTQARSSHGPYVPSNPSPEEIRWRRIQRFDS from the exons ATGCGTAACAGACAAAGAGGAACCAACCTCGGCCTTCTCCTTCTGGCCTCTCAAGTTTTCCAGCTGGGAATAGACAACATTCCACCTGTCACTCTTGCAACGCTGGGCCTCAATGTCTATTTGTTCCTGTTTCCTTTCAAACCCCTCCTAGAG acgTGTTTGAGTGTTCGAGAGGCGTACTGGTACCGAGACTGGAGTCGTCTGCTGCTGTCACCGTTTCACCATGTTGACGACATGCACCTTTACTTCAACATGGCTTCGCTGCTATGGAAAGGCATCAGGTTGGAGAAGAAACTGGGAGGCCCGTGGTTTGCGTATCTGCTGTCTGTCTTTTCTCTGCTCACCGGATTTGTGTACCTGCTGCTGGAAACAGGACTAACACATATGACAGAAGACTCCTCGTATAGTCTACAGTGCGCTGTGGGCTTCTCAG GTGTTCTGTTTGGACTGAAGGTGGTGAATAATCATTATCATCCAGGCGGAGCCACAAATATCATGGGTTTGCCTATAGCCAATCGCTACGCCTGCTGGGTGGAGCTCGTTCTCATTCATATCATGAACCCTGG GACATCATTTGTTGGCCATTTGTCTGGAATCCTAGTCGGACTGCTCTACACGACTGGACCACTAAAGAGACTCATGGAAATCTGTGCAG GCTTTGTCACATCTAATGGGCATTATGGAGGGCAGCAGACATACTACAATTCATCAG GTGGTCATACACAAGCTAGATCATCACATGGCCCTTATGTCCCTTCTAACCCGTCGCCTGAAGAGATCCGCTGGAGACGAATCCAGAGATTTGACAGCTGA
- the rhbdd1 gene encoding rhomboid-related protein 4 (The RefSeq protein has 2 substitutions compared to this genomic sequence), giving the protein MRNRQRGTNLGLLLLASQVFQLGIDNIPPVTLATLGLNVYLFLFPFKPLLETCLSVREAYWYRDWSRLLLSPFHHVDDMHLYFNMALLLWKGIRLEKKLGGPWFAYLLSVFSLLTGFVYLLLETGLTHMTEDSSYSLQCAVGFSGVLFGLKVVNNHYHPGGATNIMGLPIANRYACWVELVLIHIMNPGTSFVGHLSGILVGLLYTTGPLKRLMEICAGFVTSNGHYGGQQTYYNSSGYSGYGMPYAPNTNYEQHYYGAPYRQQYNTNSAHTPTAPPQHPYTAGMSEEQQYEAALRASLNDRGGHTQARSSHGPFVPSNPSPEEIRWRRIQRFDS; this is encoded by the exons ATGCGTAACAGACAAAGAGGAACCAACCTCGGCCTTCTCCTTCTGGCCTCTCAAGTTTTCCAGCTGGGAATAGACAACATTCCACCTGTCACTCTTGCAACGCTGGGCCTCAATGTCTATTTGTTCCTGTTTCCTTTCAAACCCCTCCTAGAG acgTGTTTGAGTGTTCGAGAGGCGTACTGGTACCGAGACTGGAGTCGTCTGCTGCTGTCACCGTTTCACCATGTTGACGACATGCACCTTTACTTCAACATGGCTTCGCTGCTATGGAAAGGCATCAGGTTGGAGAAGAAACTGGGAGGCCCGTGGTTTGCGTATCTGCTGTCTGTCTTTTCTCTGCTCACCGGATTTGTGTACCTGCTGCTGGAAACAGGACTAACACATATGACAGAAGACTCCTCGTATAGTCTACAGTGCGCTGTGGGCTTCTCAG GTGTTCTGTTTGGACTGAAGGTGGTGAATAATCATTATCATCCAGGCGGAGCCACAAATATCATGGGTTTGCCTATAGCCAATCGCTACGCCTGCTGGGTGGAGCTCGTTCTCATTCATATCATGAACCCTGG GACATCATTTGTTGGCCATTTGTCTGGAATCCTAGTCGGACTGCTCTACACGACTGGACCACTAAAGAGACTCATGGAAATCTGTGCAG GCTTTGTCACATCTAATGGGCATTATGGAGGGCAGCAGACATACTACAATTCATCAG gataCAGTGGATATGGCATGCCGTATGCTCCAAACACAAATTATGAACAGCATTATTATGGCGCCCCCTACAGACAGCAGTACAACACAAACTCAGCGCACACGCCCACTGCACCACCCCAGCATCCTTACACAGCAGGAATGTCAGAAGAACAGCAGTATGAAGCTGCTCTCAGAGCCAGCCTGAACGACAGAG GTGGTCATACACAAGCTAGATCATCACATGGCCCTTATGTCCCTTCTAACCCGTCGCCTGAAGAGATCCGCTGGAGACGAATCCAGAGATTTGACAGCTGA